A region from the Medicago truncatula cultivar Jemalong A17 chromosome 6, MtrunA17r5.0-ANR, whole genome shotgun sequence genome encodes:
- the LOC120575944 gene encoding probable terpene synthase 2, which yields MSTLSNSNPETKQRNLADYHPNIWGEYFIQYASESMELDQNIVTQIDTLKSHVRNMLVAKSEKPFEKVKLIDSICRLGLSYHFEKEIDEVLQHIYKSYVENGEIILEDNLFSLAVLFRVLRQHGFYVSPNVFTKFKDEQGNFNETLIMDVEGMLSLYEASHLIVHGEDILEEALAFTSTHLEFIATESSHSLAAQVKYALRQALHKSLPRLEARRYISIYEQDPSHDEILLTFSKLDFNLLQSLHQKEFGNISKWWKELDFSSKLPYARDRIVECCFWTLTVYFEPQYSRARKMLPKINVMLSLIDDTYDSYGTIDELERFTEAIERWDVIVSDDLPDYMKLLYKSFWNVYEEIEQAMIEEGREYILNYYKKEFKKAVQAYMTEARWLNENYIPTTEEYMRVSRTSCCYSLLILASYIGMGDKVTENIFKWVTNEPKIVNGAANICRLMDEIVSTEFEQKRGHVCSLLDCYKKHHGMSREAGIQECQKGVAIAWKDINRDCLRPTEVPMDFLTRALNFSRFMDVFYTDKDNYTHAEGLMKTYIKDVMVDPIPI from the exons ATGTCTACTCTAAGTAACTCCAATCCTGAAACCAAGCAAAGAAATCTGGCAGATTATCACCCTAACATTTGGGGGGAATATTTCATTCAATATGCTTCAGAATCTATG GAACTTGATCAGAATATTGTAACACAAATTGATACACTTAAAAGTCATGTAAGAAATATGCTTGTTGCAAAATCAGAGAAACCTTTTGAGAAAGTTAAACTGATTGATTCAATATGCCGTTTGGGTTTGAgttatcattttgaaaaagagattgatGAAGTTCTGCAACATATCTACAAAAGTTATGTTGAAAATGGAGAAATAATTCTTGAAGACAACCTTTTTTCTCTTGCTGTGCTATTTAGGGTGTTGAGGCAACATGGATTTTACGTTTCACCAA ATGTGTTCACCAAGTTTAAAGATGAGCAAGGAAACTTTAACGAAACACTTATCATGGATGTCGAAGGGATGTTAAGCTTGTATGAAGCCTCACATTTGATTGTTCATGGAGAAGACATTTTGGAAGAGGCATTGGCTTTTACTTCCACGCACCTTGAGTTCATTGCTACCGAATCGAGCCATTCTCTTGCAGCACAAGTCAAATATGCTTTAAGGCAGGCTCTCCACAAGAGCTTGCCTAGGCTAGAGGCACGACGGTACATTTCTATCTATGAGCAAGATCCTTCCCATGATGAAATACTACTCACTTTCTCTAAATTAGATTTCAATTTGCTCCAAAGCCTACATCAAAAAGAATTTGGAAACATTTCCAA ATGGTGGAAGGAATTGGATTTTTCTAGCAAACTACCTTATGCACGAGACAGAATTGTGGAATGTTGCTTTTGGACTTTGACCGTATATTTTGAGCCGCAATATTCTCGAGCAAGGAAAATGTTACCGAAAATAAACGTCATGTTATCACTCATTGATGATACATATGATTCATATGGAACCATTGATGAACTTGAACGTTTTACCGAGGCAATTGAAAG GTGGGATGTTATCGTCTCGGATGATCTTCCAGATTACATGAAATTACTTTATAAATCGTTCTGGAACGTTTACGAAGAAATAGAGCAAGCAATGATCGAAGAAGGAAGGGAGTACATCCTCAACTACTACAAAAAAGAA TTTAAAAAGGCAGTCCAAGCCTATATGACTGAGGCTAGATGGTTGAACGAAAACTATATACCAACAACAGAAGAGTACATGCGCGTATCAAGAACATCATGTTGTTACAGTTTGCTAATATTAGCTTCTTACATTGGCATGGGAGACAAAGTCACTGAAAACATTTTCAAATGGGTAACAAATGAGCCAAAAATTGTTAATGGTGCTGCAAATATATGTAGGCTAATGGATGAAATTGTGTCCACTGAG TTTGAACAAAAAAGGGGACATGTTTGCTCATTGTTGGATTGTTATAAAAAGCATCATGGTATGTCTAGGGAAGCTGGTATTCAAGAATGCCAAAAAGGAGTTGCAATAGCTTGGAAAGATATAAACAGAGATTGTCTTAGGCCAACCGAAGTTCCAATGGATTTTCTAACTCGCGCTCTCAATTTTTCGCGTTTTATGGATGTGTTTTACACAGATAAAGATAACTACACACATGCTGAAGGACTGATGAAAACATACATTAAAGACGTGATGGTGGATCCAATTCCAATTTAA